The DNA segment TGCAAGACGTAAGGGATCATTCTTTTTGAACAATTTAAACGCTGCACTGAAACGCGTACAAAATAATGAGATTCTGCTGATGCTGTTAATTTCCATTCCCCTCAGATTGCCTAGAGGCCCGAAAATAGCTAAATTTTTTATATCTGAAGGTGATGTAACATAAAAAAGCCAGTACTGTATTACAGACTGGCTTCGTTTTATGAATAATAATGGTCAGTTTTTATAAATTTCCTCTCAGCTCCTGCTCACGTTCTAATGATTCGAATAAGGCTTTGAAATTACCTGCACCAAAAGATTGTGCGCCTTTTCTCTGGATGATCTCAAAGAATAGTGTCGGACGGTCCTCTACCGGTTTGGTGAAGATCTGCAACAGATAACCCTCTTCATCACAATCTACCAGGATGCCCAGTTCTTTCAATTGCGCAATCTCCTCGTCAATTTCTCCTACGCGCGTTGGCATCATGTTGTAATAGGCTTCAGGGGGTGCACTTAAAAACTCAACCCCTCGAGATTTTAAGTCCCTTACAGTAGACAAAATATCTTTTGTCGCTACTGCAATGTGTTGCACCCCTTCGCCTTCATAAAACTCTAAATATTCTTCAATCTGCGATTTCTTCTTTCCTTCGGCAGGCTCATTGATCGGGAATTTGGAGAAACCGTTTCCGTTGCTCATTACCTTACTCATCAGGGCAGAATATTCGGTATTGATCTGCTTGTCATCAAAAGAAAGAATGTTGACAAATCCCATCACTTCCTCATACCATTTCACAGTTTCGTTCATTCTGTTCCAGCCTACGTTTCCTACGCAGTGGTCAATGTACAAAAGACCAGTCTCTTTTGGTGCGTAATCGCTTTTCAGGTCCTGAAATCCGGGCATGAAAGTACCCGTATAATTTTTACGTTCAATGAACATGTGGATGGTCTCGCCATAAGTATAAATACCCGACATCCTCACTTCTCCATGTTCATCGGTTTTTGTTACCGGCTCCATATAAGGTTTTGCACCACGTTTGGTGGTTTCCTCAAATGCGCTGTAGGCATCATCCACCCAAAGAGCAAGAATTTTTACCCCATCACCATGTTTTTTGACATGTTCTGCAATCGGGCTGTCCGATTTCATGGCGGTAGTCAGTACCAACCTGATTTTTCCTTGTTGTAAGACATAAGAAGCGCGATCGCGAACGCCTGTCTCTGGTCCTGCATAAGCTAAGGATTGAAAGCCAAATGCTGTTTTATAGTAATGTGCAGCCTGTTTTGCGTTTCCTACATAGAACTCTATGTAATCCGTTCCGTTGATCGGAAGGAAATCCGGTGCTTTAGCAATCTTTTCTGCAAATGTTTGTGTACTCATAATTAAATATTTTTTTAAAACACTGTTTATCTGATTATTCTACGTTATGTTGCCAGCTTTTATGATAGCT comes from the Pedobacter sp. FW305-3-2-15-E-R2A2 genome and includes:
- the hppD gene encoding 4-hydroxyphenylpyruvate dioxygenase, with product MSTQTFAEKIAKAPDFLPINGTDYIEFYVGNAKQAAHYYKTAFGFQSLAYAGPETGVRDRASYVLQQGKIRLVLTTAMKSDSPIAEHVKKHGDGVKILALWVDDAYSAFEETTKRGAKPYMEPVTKTDEHGEVRMSGIYTYGETIHMFIERKNYTGTFMPGFQDLKSDYAPKETGLLYIDHCVGNVGWNRMNETVKWYEEVMGFVNILSFDDKQINTEYSALMSKVMSNGNGFSKFPINEPAEGKKKSQIEEYLEFYEGEGVQHIAVATKDILSTVRDLKSRGVEFLSAPPEAYYNMMPTRVGEIDEEIAQLKELGILVDCDEEGYLLQIFTKPVEDRPTLFFEIIQRKGAQSFGAGNFKALFESLEREQELRGNL